One window from the genome of Salvelinus fontinalis isolate EN_2023a chromosome 3, ASM2944872v1, whole genome shotgun sequence encodes:
- the LOC129850888 gene encoding polyhomeotic-like protein 2 isoform X3, producing the protein MGHHTPAARWEAQRRFRRACPKGSRGRAKRGEGTMDSELGPPASSASSTGATAASTSTTSSSTTTSSNSTGRQAVPQISVYSGIPDRQTVQVIQQALHRQPNTAAQYLQQMYAAQQQHLMLQTAALQQQHLSNAQLQSLAAVQQASIAAGRQSSTQNGTSSQQTGSSQATVSAINLTTSPAAAQMISRTQSVSSAPAGSISQQAVLLGSSSSPTPLTASQAHMYLRAQMAQQSNLVQVARSLGRAVPLSPQLIFTPTATVTAVQSESSTQSSGQQSAPSQVQNLAIRSQQGATMSSFQTHNLQALSLKQTPVAIQPSPLIKNPSQGSRGEGGKGSSSDVPLDGRKKGESIVTEVCAINMSRSVTALSGQPLSTPAYTQIPSHSLVQQHKQHQFVIQQTHASQRTQGQLLQTASIQPHLQTPSLVPQSPSQAGPVPVLPKPASHHQPSTPSQQATIFHSTISPHALHSSLSQTKAQPVQLTAINLQIQPALLQASRLVQDRKGQEKPKSLVVRDLCPTPSVEQQPTPFTPSAPSPPQATKPAEQPKTDPVMPISQLQGVPTTKRLNAAPETPPPAMTSGNENEAPTVIGSTPQNGENKPPQAIVKPQVLTHVIEGFVIQEGAEPFPIERLPVMMDSPKKLHEQLSSDPDKTPVSNPTNTTDSETEELTPQELKDQEVSDAPKLRCEFCGWVDFAYKFKGSKRFCSMVCAKRYNVGCTKRIGLFRPERSKASNRWHRRSHNSCRQSVEPKKQKLSPKPQQTQGGSVSSPLPSQPSQEESSPCSDMSSYEEPPSPLSGTSSGPPAPQALSHQAGKGSDQEAPRGRALPLLTQHFLPNDPTKWNVEEVYEFIHSLPGCQEIADEFRSQEIDGQAMLLLKEDHLMSAMNIKLGPALKIYAHINMLKDS; encoded by the exons GTGATCCAGCAGGCGTTGCACCGGCAGCCCAACACGGCTGCGCAGTACCTGCAGCAGATGTACGCAGCGCAGCAGCAGCACCTCATGCTGCAGACAGCAGCACTCCAGCAGCAGCACCTGAGCAATGCACAGCTCCAGAGCCTAGCCGCCGTACAGCAG GCCAGTATTGCGGCAGGAAGGCAGAGCTCCACCCAAAATGGCACTTCATCCCAGCAAACAGGATCGTCCCAGGCCACAGTGAGTGCA ATTAACCTGACCACGTCCCCGGCTGCAGCCCAGATGATCAGCCGAACCCAGAGTGTCAGCTCGGCCCCAGCCGGCAGCATCTCCCAGCAGGCCGTGCTCCTGGGCAGCTCGTCCAGCCCCACCCCCCTCACTGCCAGTCAGGCTCATATGTACCTGCGTGCCCAGATG GCACAGCAAAGCAACCTTGTGCAAGTAGCTAGGAGCCTAGGCCGTGCTGTTCCTTTGTCCCCCCAGCTCATCTTCACACCTACGGCCACAGTGACTGCAGTCCAGTCTGAGAGCTCCACGCAGTCCTCTGGACAACAGTCTGCCCCCTCACAG GTCCAGAACCTGGCTATCCGTAGCCAGCAGGGGGCGACCATGTCCTCCTTTCAAACACACAACCTCCAGGCCCTCAGCCTAAAGCAGACCCCTGTTGCCATCCAGCCCTCTCCCCTGATCAAAAACCCCAGCCAGGGGAGCCGGGGGGAAGGGGGAAAGGGCAGCTCATCCGACGTCCCCTTAGATGGGCGCAAGAAGGGGGAGAGCATTGTGACAGAGGTGTGCGCTATAAACATGAGTCGCAGCGTCACGGCTTTGAGTGGCCAGCCTCTCAGCACTCCAG CATACACCCAGATCCCTTCCCACTCCCTGGTCCAGCAGCATAAGCAACATCAGTTTGTGATCCAGCAGACCCATGCTTCCCAGAGGACCCAGGGACAGCTGCTGCAGACTGCCTCCATCCAACCCCACCTGCAGACTCCCTCTCTGGTCCCCCAGTCCCCCAGCCAGGCAGGCCCTGTCCCTGTGCTACCCAAGCCTGCCTCTCACCACCAGCCCTCTACACCCAGCCAGCAGGCAACCATCTTCCACTCCACCATCAGCCCACATGCTCTCCACTCCAGCCTGAGCCAGACCAAAGCCCAGCCAGTGCAACTCACAGCCATCAACCTCCAGATACAACCAGCGCTCTTACAG GCTTCCCGATTGGTCCAGGACCGTAAAGGACAGGAGAAGCCAAAGTCATTGGTGGTCAGGGATCTCTGCCCGACTCCCAGTGTAGAGCAGCAGCCCACCCCATTTACCCCCTCTGCCCCGTCTCCACCACAAGCCACCAAGCCAGCAGAGCAGCCCAAGACTGACCCAGTTATGCCCATCAGCCAACTACAAG GAGTCCCTACTACCAAGAGGTTGAATGCTGCACCTGAGACACCACCCCCAGCCATGACATCAGGAAATGAGAATGAGGCACCCACTGTGATCGGCAGCACCCCCCAGAATGGAGAGAACAAGCCACCCCAGGCCATCGTCAAGCCCCAGGTCCTCACCCACGTCATTGAGGGCTTTGTCATCCAGGAGGGTGCTGAACCCTTCCCT ATTGAGCGGTTGCCTGTAATGATGGACAGCCCAAAGAAGCTGCATGAGCAGCTCTCCTCTGACCCAGACAAGACCCCTGTTAGTAACCCCACCAACACCACAGACTCTGAGACAGAGGAGCTGACCCCTCAAG AATTAAAAGACCAAGAGGTTTCAGATGCCCCCAAACTGAGATGTGAATTCTGTGGCTGGGTGGACTTTGCCTACAAATTCAAGGGGTCAAAACGGTTCTGTTCCATGGTGTGTGCGAAAAG GTATAATGTTGGGTGCACTAAGCGGATAGGCCTCTTCCGTCCAGAGAGGAGCAAAGCATCCAACCGCTGGCACAGAAGGTCACACAACAGCTGCCGCCAGAGTGTCGAACCTAAGAAGCAG AAGCTTTCCCCTAAACCTCAGCAGACTCAGGGAGGTTCAGTGTCCTCCCCGCTCCCCTCCCAACCCAGCCAGGAGGAGTCCAGCCCCTGCTCAGACATGTCTAGCTATGAGGAGCCTCCGTCACCCCTGTCAGGAACCAGCTCAGGTCCCCCAGCACCCCAGGCGTTGTCACACCAGGCAGGGAAAGGCTCAGACCAAGAGGCCCCCCGAGGCAGAGCGCTGCCACTCCTTACTCAGCACTTCCTGCCCAACGACCCCACCAAGTGGAATGTAGAAGAAGTCTATGAGTTTATCCACTCCCTTCCAG GCTGCCAGGAGATAGCAGATGAGTTCCGCTCGCAGGAGATAGATGGGCAGGCCATGCTCCTACTGAAAGAGGACCACCTTATGAGTGCCATGAATATTAAACTGGGACCTGCACTTAAGATCTACGCACATATCAACATGCTCAAAGACTCTTAG
- the LOC129850888 gene encoding polyhomeotic-like protein 2 isoform X4, with translation MGHHTPAARWEAQRRFRRACPKGSRGRAKRGEGTMDSELGPPASSASSTGATAASTSTTSSSTTTSSNSTGRQAVPQISVYSGIPDRQTVQVIQQALHRQPNTAAQYLQQMYAAQQQHLMLQTAALQQQHLSNAQLQSLAAVQQASIAAGRQSSTQNGTSSQQTGSSQATINLTTSPAAAQMISRTQSVSSAPAGSISQQAVLLGSSSSPTPLTASQAHMYLRAQMAQQSNLVQVARSLGRAVPLSPQLIFTPTATVTAVQSESSTQSSGQQSAPSQVQNLAIRSQQGATMSSFQTHNLQALSLKQTPVAIQPSPLIKNPSQGSRGEGGKGSSSDVPLDGRKKGESIVTEVCAINMSRSVTALSGQPLSTPAYTQIPSHSLVQQHKQHQFVIQQTHASQRTQGQLLQTASIQPHLQTPSLVPQSPSQAGPVPVLPKPASHHQPSTPSQQATIFHSTISPHALHSSLSQTKAQPVQLTAINLQIQPALLQASRLVQDRKGQEKPKSLVVRDLCPTPSVEQQPTPFTPSAPSPPQATKPAEQPKTDPVMPISQLQGVPTTKRLNAAPETPPPAMTSGNENEAPTVIGSTPQNGENKPPQAIVKPQVLTHVIEGFVIQEGAEPFPIERLPVMMDSPKKLHEQLSSDPDKTPVSNPTNTTDSETEELTPQELKDQEVSDAPKLRCEFCGWVDFAYKFKGSKRFCSMVCAKRYNVGCTKRIGLFRPERSKASNRWHRRSHNSCRQSVEPKKQKLSPKPQQTQGGSVSSPLPSQPSQEESSPCSDMSSYEEPPSPLSGTSSGPPAPQALSHQAGKGSDQEAPRGRALPLLTQHFLPNDPTKWNVEEVYEFIHSLPGCQEIADEFRSQEIDGQAMLLLKEDHLMSAMNIKLGPALKIYAHINMLKDS, from the exons GTGATCCAGCAGGCGTTGCACCGGCAGCCCAACACGGCTGCGCAGTACCTGCAGCAGATGTACGCAGCGCAGCAGCAGCACCTCATGCTGCAGACAGCAGCACTCCAGCAGCAGCACCTGAGCAATGCACAGCTCCAGAGCCTAGCCGCCGTACAGCAG GCCAGTATTGCGGCAGGAAGGCAGAGCTCCACCCAAAATGGCACTTCATCCCAGCAAACAGGATCGTCCCAGGCCACA ATTAACCTGACCACGTCCCCGGCTGCAGCCCAGATGATCAGCCGAACCCAGAGTGTCAGCTCGGCCCCAGCCGGCAGCATCTCCCAGCAGGCCGTGCTCCTGGGCAGCTCGTCCAGCCCCACCCCCCTCACTGCCAGTCAGGCTCATATGTACCTGCGTGCCCAGATG GCACAGCAAAGCAACCTTGTGCAAGTAGCTAGGAGCCTAGGCCGTGCTGTTCCTTTGTCCCCCCAGCTCATCTTCACACCTACGGCCACAGTGACTGCAGTCCAGTCTGAGAGCTCCACGCAGTCCTCTGGACAACAGTCTGCCCCCTCACAG GTCCAGAACCTGGCTATCCGTAGCCAGCAGGGGGCGACCATGTCCTCCTTTCAAACACACAACCTCCAGGCCCTCAGCCTAAAGCAGACCCCTGTTGCCATCCAGCCCTCTCCCCTGATCAAAAACCCCAGCCAGGGGAGCCGGGGGGAAGGGGGAAAGGGCAGCTCATCCGACGTCCCCTTAGATGGGCGCAAGAAGGGGGAGAGCATTGTGACAGAGGTGTGCGCTATAAACATGAGTCGCAGCGTCACGGCTTTGAGTGGCCAGCCTCTCAGCACTCCAG CATACACCCAGATCCCTTCCCACTCCCTGGTCCAGCAGCATAAGCAACATCAGTTTGTGATCCAGCAGACCCATGCTTCCCAGAGGACCCAGGGACAGCTGCTGCAGACTGCCTCCATCCAACCCCACCTGCAGACTCCCTCTCTGGTCCCCCAGTCCCCCAGCCAGGCAGGCCCTGTCCCTGTGCTACCCAAGCCTGCCTCTCACCACCAGCCCTCTACACCCAGCCAGCAGGCAACCATCTTCCACTCCACCATCAGCCCACATGCTCTCCACTCCAGCCTGAGCCAGACCAAAGCCCAGCCAGTGCAACTCACAGCCATCAACCTCCAGATACAACCAGCGCTCTTACAG GCTTCCCGATTGGTCCAGGACCGTAAAGGACAGGAGAAGCCAAAGTCATTGGTGGTCAGGGATCTCTGCCCGACTCCCAGTGTAGAGCAGCAGCCCACCCCATTTACCCCCTCTGCCCCGTCTCCACCACAAGCCACCAAGCCAGCAGAGCAGCCCAAGACTGACCCAGTTATGCCCATCAGCCAACTACAAG GAGTCCCTACTACCAAGAGGTTGAATGCTGCACCTGAGACACCACCCCCAGCCATGACATCAGGAAATGAGAATGAGGCACCCACTGTGATCGGCAGCACCCCCCAGAATGGAGAGAACAAGCCACCCCAGGCCATCGTCAAGCCCCAGGTCCTCACCCACGTCATTGAGGGCTTTGTCATCCAGGAGGGTGCTGAACCCTTCCCT ATTGAGCGGTTGCCTGTAATGATGGACAGCCCAAAGAAGCTGCATGAGCAGCTCTCCTCTGACCCAGACAAGACCCCTGTTAGTAACCCCACCAACACCACAGACTCTGAGACAGAGGAGCTGACCCCTCAAG AATTAAAAGACCAAGAGGTTTCAGATGCCCCCAAACTGAGATGTGAATTCTGTGGCTGGGTGGACTTTGCCTACAAATTCAAGGGGTCAAAACGGTTCTGTTCCATGGTGTGTGCGAAAAG GTATAATGTTGGGTGCACTAAGCGGATAGGCCTCTTCCGTCCAGAGAGGAGCAAAGCATCCAACCGCTGGCACAGAAGGTCACACAACAGCTGCCGCCAGAGTGTCGAACCTAAGAAGCAG AAGCTTTCCCCTAAACCTCAGCAGACTCAGGGAGGTTCAGTGTCCTCCCCGCTCCCCTCCCAACCCAGCCAGGAGGAGTCCAGCCCCTGCTCAGACATGTCTAGCTATGAGGAGCCTCCGTCACCCCTGTCAGGAACCAGCTCAGGTCCCCCAGCACCCCAGGCGTTGTCACACCAGGCAGGGAAAGGCTCAGACCAAGAGGCCCCCCGAGGCAGAGCGCTGCCACTCCTTACTCAGCACTTCCTGCCCAACGACCCCACCAAGTGGAATGTAGAAGAAGTCTATGAGTTTATCCACTCCCTTCCAG GCTGCCAGGAGATAGCAGATGAGTTCCGCTCGCAGGAGATAGATGGGCAGGCCATGCTCCTACTGAAAGAGGACCACCTTATGAGTGCCATGAATATTAAACTGGGACCTGCACTTAAGATCTACGCACATATCAACATGCTCAAAGACTCTTAG
- the LOC129850888 gene encoding polyhomeotic-like protein 2 isoform X5: MTDGFRRACPKGSRGRAKRGEGTMDSELGPPASSASSTGATAASTSTTSSSTTTSSNSTGRQAVPQISVYSGIPDRQTVQVNFRVIQQALHRQPNTAAQYLQQMYAAQQQHLMLQTAALQQQHLSNAQLQSLAAVQQASIAAGRQSSTQNGTSSQQTGSSQATVSAINLTTSPAAAQMISRTQSVSSAPAGSISQQAVLLGSSSSPTPLTASQAHMYLRAQMAQQSNLVQVARSLGRAVPLSPQLIFTPTATVTAVQSESSTQSSGQQSAPSQVQNLAIRSQQGATMSSFQTHNLQALSLKQTPVAIQPSPLIKNPSQGSRGEGGKGSSSDVPLDGRKKGESIVTEVCAINMSRSVTALSGQPLSTPAYTQIPSHSLVQQHKQHQFVIQQTHASQRTQGQLLQTASIQPHLQTPSLVPQSPSQAGPVPVLPKPASHHQPSTPSQQATIFHSTISPHALHSSLSQTKAQPVQLTAINLQIQPALLQASRLVQDRKGQEKPKSLVVRDLCPTPSVEQQPTPFTPSAPSPPQATKPAEQPKTDPVMPISQLQGVPTTKRLNAAPETPPPAMTSGNENEAPTVIGSTPQNGENKPPQAIVKPQVLTHVIEGFVIQEGAEPFPIERLPVMMDSPKKLHEQLSSDPDKTPVSNPTNTTDSETEELTPQELKDQEVSDAPKLRCEFCGWVDFAYKFKGSKRFCSMVCAKRYNVGCTKRIGLFRPERSKASNRWHRRSHNSCRQSVEPKKQKLSPKPQQTQGGSVSSPLPSQPSQEESSPCSDMSSYEEPPSPLSGTSSGPPAPQALSHQAGKGSDQEAPRGRALPLLTQHFLPNDPTKWNVEEVYEFIHSLPGCQEIADEFRSQEIDGQAMLLLKEDHLMSAMNIKLGPALKIYAHINMLKDS, encoded by the exons GTGATCCAGCAGGCGTTGCACCGGCAGCCCAACACGGCTGCGCAGTACCTGCAGCAGATGTACGCAGCGCAGCAGCAGCACCTCATGCTGCAGACAGCAGCACTCCAGCAGCAGCACCTGAGCAATGCACAGCTCCAGAGCCTAGCCGCCGTACAGCAG GCCAGTATTGCGGCAGGAAGGCAGAGCTCCACCCAAAATGGCACTTCATCCCAGCAAACAGGATCGTCCCAGGCCACAGTGAGTGCA ATTAACCTGACCACGTCCCCGGCTGCAGCCCAGATGATCAGCCGAACCCAGAGTGTCAGCTCGGCCCCAGCCGGCAGCATCTCCCAGCAGGCCGTGCTCCTGGGCAGCTCGTCCAGCCCCACCCCCCTCACTGCCAGTCAGGCTCATATGTACCTGCGTGCCCAGATG GCACAGCAAAGCAACCTTGTGCAAGTAGCTAGGAGCCTAGGCCGTGCTGTTCCTTTGTCCCCCCAGCTCATCTTCACACCTACGGCCACAGTGACTGCAGTCCAGTCTGAGAGCTCCACGCAGTCCTCTGGACAACAGTCTGCCCCCTCACAG GTCCAGAACCTGGCTATCCGTAGCCAGCAGGGGGCGACCATGTCCTCCTTTCAAACACACAACCTCCAGGCCCTCAGCCTAAAGCAGACCCCTGTTGCCATCCAGCCCTCTCCCCTGATCAAAAACCCCAGCCAGGGGAGCCGGGGGGAAGGGGGAAAGGGCAGCTCATCCGACGTCCCCTTAGATGGGCGCAAGAAGGGGGAGAGCATTGTGACAGAGGTGTGCGCTATAAACATGAGTCGCAGCGTCACGGCTTTGAGTGGCCAGCCTCTCAGCACTCCAG CATACACCCAGATCCCTTCCCACTCCCTGGTCCAGCAGCATAAGCAACATCAGTTTGTGATCCAGCAGACCCATGCTTCCCAGAGGACCCAGGGACAGCTGCTGCAGACTGCCTCCATCCAACCCCACCTGCAGACTCCCTCTCTGGTCCCCCAGTCCCCCAGCCAGGCAGGCCCTGTCCCTGTGCTACCCAAGCCTGCCTCTCACCACCAGCCCTCTACACCCAGCCAGCAGGCAACCATCTTCCACTCCACCATCAGCCCACATGCTCTCCACTCCAGCCTGAGCCAGACCAAAGCCCAGCCAGTGCAACTCACAGCCATCAACCTCCAGATACAACCAGCGCTCTTACAG GCTTCCCGATTGGTCCAGGACCGTAAAGGACAGGAGAAGCCAAAGTCATTGGTGGTCAGGGATCTCTGCCCGACTCCCAGTGTAGAGCAGCAGCCCACCCCATTTACCCCCTCTGCCCCGTCTCCACCACAAGCCACCAAGCCAGCAGAGCAGCCCAAGACTGACCCAGTTATGCCCATCAGCCAACTACAAG GAGTCCCTACTACCAAGAGGTTGAATGCTGCACCTGAGACACCACCCCCAGCCATGACATCAGGAAATGAGAATGAGGCACCCACTGTGATCGGCAGCACCCCCCAGAATGGAGAGAACAAGCCACCCCAGGCCATCGTCAAGCCCCAGGTCCTCACCCACGTCATTGAGGGCTTTGTCATCCAGGAGGGTGCTGAACCCTTCCCT ATTGAGCGGTTGCCTGTAATGATGGACAGCCCAAAGAAGCTGCATGAGCAGCTCTCCTCTGACCCAGACAAGACCCCTGTTAGTAACCCCACCAACACCACAGACTCTGAGACAGAGGAGCTGACCCCTCAAG AATTAAAAGACCAAGAGGTTTCAGATGCCCCCAAACTGAGATGTGAATTCTGTGGCTGGGTGGACTTTGCCTACAAATTCAAGGGGTCAAAACGGTTCTGTTCCATGGTGTGTGCGAAAAG GTATAATGTTGGGTGCACTAAGCGGATAGGCCTCTTCCGTCCAGAGAGGAGCAAAGCATCCAACCGCTGGCACAGAAGGTCACACAACAGCTGCCGCCAGAGTGTCGAACCTAAGAAGCAG AAGCTTTCCCCTAAACCTCAGCAGACTCAGGGAGGTTCAGTGTCCTCCCCGCTCCCCTCCCAACCCAGCCAGGAGGAGTCCAGCCCCTGCTCAGACATGTCTAGCTATGAGGAGCCTCCGTCACCCCTGTCAGGAACCAGCTCAGGTCCCCCAGCACCCCAGGCGTTGTCACACCAGGCAGGGAAAGGCTCAGACCAAGAGGCCCCCCGAGGCAGAGCGCTGCCACTCCTTACTCAGCACTTCCTGCCCAACGACCCCACCAAGTGGAATGTAGAAGAAGTCTATGAGTTTATCCACTCCCTTCCAG GCTGCCAGGAGATAGCAGATGAGTTCCGCTCGCAGGAGATAGATGGGCAGGCCATGCTCCTACTGAAAGAGGACCACCTTATGAGTGCCATGAATATTAAACTGGGACCTGCACTTAAGATCTACGCACATATCAACATGCTCAAAGACTCTTAG
- the LOC129850888 gene encoding polyhomeotic-like protein 2 isoform X8 translates to MDSELGPPASSASSTGATAASTSTTSSSTTTSSNSTGRQAVPQISVYSGIPDRQTVQVNFRVIQQALHRQPNTAAQYLQQMYAAQQQHLMLQTAALQQQHLSNAQLQSLAAVQQASIAAGRQSSTQNGTSSQQTGSSQATVSAINLTTSPAAAQMISRTQSVSSAPAGSISQQAVLLGSSSSPTPLTASQAHMYLRAQMAQQSNLVQVARSLGRAVPLSPQLIFTPTATVTAVQSESSTQSSGQQSAPSQVQNLAIRSQQGATMSSFQTHNLQALSLKQTPVAIQPSPLIKNPSQGSRGEGGKGSSSDVPLDGRKKGESIVTEVCAINMSRSVTALSGQPLSTPAYTQIPSHSLVQQHKQHQFVIQQTHASQRTQGQLLQTASIQPHLQTPSLVPQSPSQAGPVPVLPKPASHHQPSTPSQQATIFHSTISPHALHSSLSQTKAQPVQLTAINLQIQPALLQASRLVQDRKGQEKPKSLVVRDLCPTPSVEQQPTPFTPSAPSPPQATKPAEQPKTDPVMPISQLQGVPTTKRLNAAPETPPPAMTSGNENEAPTVIGSTPQNGENKPPQAIVKPQVLTHVIEGFVIQEGAEPFPIERLPVMMDSPKKLHEQLSSDPDKTPVSNPTNTTDSETEELTPQELKDQEVSDAPKLRCEFCGWVDFAYKFKGSKRFCSMVCAKRYNVGCTKRIGLFRPERSKASNRWHRRSHNSCRQSVEPKKQKLSPKPQQTQGGSVSSPLPSQPSQEESSPCSDMSSYEEPPSPLSGTSSGPPAPQALSHQAGKGSDQEAPRGRALPLLTQHFLPNDPTKWNVEEVYEFIHSLPGCQEIADEFRSQEIDGQAMLLLKEDHLMSAMNIKLGPALKIYAHINMLKDS, encoded by the exons GTGATCCAGCAGGCGTTGCACCGGCAGCCCAACACGGCTGCGCAGTACCTGCAGCAGATGTACGCAGCGCAGCAGCAGCACCTCATGCTGCAGACAGCAGCACTCCAGCAGCAGCACCTGAGCAATGCACAGCTCCAGAGCCTAGCCGCCGTACAGCAG GCCAGTATTGCGGCAGGAAGGCAGAGCTCCACCCAAAATGGCACTTCATCCCAGCAAACAGGATCGTCCCAGGCCACAGTGAGTGCA ATTAACCTGACCACGTCCCCGGCTGCAGCCCAGATGATCAGCCGAACCCAGAGTGTCAGCTCGGCCCCAGCCGGCAGCATCTCCCAGCAGGCCGTGCTCCTGGGCAGCTCGTCCAGCCCCACCCCCCTCACTGCCAGTCAGGCTCATATGTACCTGCGTGCCCAGATG GCACAGCAAAGCAACCTTGTGCAAGTAGCTAGGAGCCTAGGCCGTGCTGTTCCTTTGTCCCCCCAGCTCATCTTCACACCTACGGCCACAGTGACTGCAGTCCAGTCTGAGAGCTCCACGCAGTCCTCTGGACAACAGTCTGCCCCCTCACAG GTCCAGAACCTGGCTATCCGTAGCCAGCAGGGGGCGACCATGTCCTCCTTTCAAACACACAACCTCCAGGCCCTCAGCCTAAAGCAGACCCCTGTTGCCATCCAGCCCTCTCCCCTGATCAAAAACCCCAGCCAGGGGAGCCGGGGGGAAGGGGGAAAGGGCAGCTCATCCGACGTCCCCTTAGATGGGCGCAAGAAGGGGGAGAGCATTGTGACAGAGGTGTGCGCTATAAACATGAGTCGCAGCGTCACGGCTTTGAGTGGCCAGCCTCTCAGCACTCCAG CATACACCCAGATCCCTTCCCACTCCCTGGTCCAGCAGCATAAGCAACATCAGTTTGTGATCCAGCAGACCCATGCTTCCCAGAGGACCCAGGGACAGCTGCTGCAGACTGCCTCCATCCAACCCCACCTGCAGACTCCCTCTCTGGTCCCCCAGTCCCCCAGCCAGGCAGGCCCTGTCCCTGTGCTACCCAAGCCTGCCTCTCACCACCAGCCCTCTACACCCAGCCAGCAGGCAACCATCTTCCACTCCACCATCAGCCCACATGCTCTCCACTCCAGCCTGAGCCAGACCAAAGCCCAGCCAGTGCAACTCACAGCCATCAACCTCCAGATACAACCAGCGCTCTTACAG GCTTCCCGATTGGTCCAGGACCGTAAAGGACAGGAGAAGCCAAAGTCATTGGTGGTCAGGGATCTCTGCCCGACTCCCAGTGTAGAGCAGCAGCCCACCCCATTTACCCCCTCTGCCCCGTCTCCACCACAAGCCACCAAGCCAGCAGAGCAGCCCAAGACTGACCCAGTTATGCCCATCAGCCAACTACAAG GAGTCCCTACTACCAAGAGGTTGAATGCTGCACCTGAGACACCACCCCCAGCCATGACATCAGGAAATGAGAATGAGGCACCCACTGTGATCGGCAGCACCCCCCAGAATGGAGAGAACAAGCCACCCCAGGCCATCGTCAAGCCCCAGGTCCTCACCCACGTCATTGAGGGCTTTGTCATCCAGGAGGGTGCTGAACCCTTCCCT ATTGAGCGGTTGCCTGTAATGATGGACAGCCCAAAGAAGCTGCATGAGCAGCTCTCCTCTGACCCAGACAAGACCCCTGTTAGTAACCCCACCAACACCACAGACTCTGAGACAGAGGAGCTGACCCCTCAAG AATTAAAAGACCAAGAGGTTTCAGATGCCCCCAAACTGAGATGTGAATTCTGTGGCTGGGTGGACTTTGCCTACAAATTCAAGGGGTCAAAACGGTTCTGTTCCATGGTGTGTGCGAAAAG GTATAATGTTGGGTGCACTAAGCGGATAGGCCTCTTCCGTCCAGAGAGGAGCAAAGCATCCAACCGCTGGCACAGAAGGTCACACAACAGCTGCCGCCAGAGTGTCGAACCTAAGAAGCAG AAGCTTTCCCCTAAACCTCAGCAGACTCAGGGAGGTTCAGTGTCCTCCCCGCTCCCCTCCCAACCCAGCCAGGAGGAGTCCAGCCCCTGCTCAGACATGTCTAGCTATGAGGAGCCTCCGTCACCCCTGTCAGGAACCAGCTCAGGTCCCCCAGCACCCCAGGCGTTGTCACACCAGGCAGGGAAAGGCTCAGACCAAGAGGCCCCCCGAGGCAGAGCGCTGCCACTCCTTACTCAGCACTTCCTGCCCAACGACCCCACCAAGTGGAATGTAGAAGAAGTCTATGAGTTTATCCACTCCCTTCCAG GCTGCCAGGAGATAGCAGATGAGTTCCGCTCGCAGGAGATAGATGGGCAGGCCATGCTCCTACTGAAAGAGGACCACCTTATGAGTGCCATGAATATTAAACTGGGACCTGCACTTAAGATCTACGCACATATCAACATGCTCAAAGACTCTTAG